A window from Citrus sinensis cultivar Valencia sweet orange chromosome 3, DVS_A1.0, whole genome shotgun sequence encodes these proteins:
- the LOC102625753 gene encoding protein VASCULAR ASSOCIATED DEATH 1, chloroplastic isoform X6: protein MALVSASTERINLCGPTDPSSSRSTSEATSSANVSCAADPPDRNVQFSTSPIPNGDVEVQSSVTLRSEEYRQLFRLPSEEVLVQDFNCAFQESILLQGHMYLFVHFICFYSNIFGFETKKIIPFYEVTAVRRAKTAGIFPNAIEIFAAGKKYFFASFLSRDEAFKLITDGWLQHGSGSLASAEQQDSSSETSSPQNGPVVIEKVNCCSADPIAKSDSIIREEDLSSDSKLPANVEMTPVEMQDDNVEQDFEPVLDTDSLHPIKTSSWNIENSDAPKIPECYTKVAETNFQMKVEDFYSLFFSDDTVNFIESFHRKCGDKEFKCTSWHRHYEFGYSRDLSFQHPIKVYFGAKFGSCKETQKFRVYRNSHLVIETSQEVHDVPYGDYFRVEGLWDVMRDDGGSKEGCILRVYVNVAFSKKTVWKGKIVQSTLEECRDVYAMWIGMAHDVLKQKNLEKPEGWIVREVLLIVQFRTMMSILKG, encoded by the exons ATGGCACTGGTGTCTGCGAGCACAGAGAGGATCAACTTATGTGGACCTACGGACCCGTCTTCCTCACGATCAACCTCTGAAGCGACGTCGTCTGCCAATGTCTCGTGCGCTGCCGACCCACCCGATCGCAATGTCCAGTTCAGTACTTCTCCAATCCCTAACGGGGACGTTGAAGTTCAG tcTTCGGTGACGCTAAGAAGTGAAGAGTATCGGCAACTGTTTCGTCTCCCATCTGAGGAA gtGCTTGTTCAAGATTTTAATTGTGCATTCCAGGAGAGTATCCTTCTTCAG GGCCATATGTACCTGTTTGTccattttatttgcttttattCCAACATATTTGGATTTGAGACAAAG AAAATTATCCCATTCTATGAAGTTACAGCCGTACGAAGAGCGAAGACAGCTGGCATCTTCCCTAATGCAATAGAAATTTTTGCTGCAGGGAAGAAG TACTTCTTTGCATCATTTCTGTCCCGGGATGAAGCATTCAAGCTCATTACTGATGGATGGTTACAGCATGGCAGTGGTTCCCTAGCAAGTGCAGAACAGCAG GATTCATCATCTGAAACTAGCAGCCCACAGAATGGACCTGTTGTAATTGAAAAGGTCAATTGCTGCTCTGCAGATCCCATCGCCAAATCAGATTCCATTATAAG GGAAGAGGATCTCTCAAGTGACTCTAAGCTTCCTGCTAATGTTGAAATGACGCCTGTGGAAATGCAAGATGATAATGTGGAACAGGATTTTGAACCGGTTTTAGATACTGACTCTTTGCATCCAATAAAGACTTCGTCATGGAACATAGAGAATTCTGATGCGCCTAAGA TACCAGAATGTTACACAAAGGTTGCAGAAACCAATTTTCAG ATGAAGGTAGAGGATTTTTACAGTTTGTTTTTCTCAGATGACACTGTTAATTTTATCGAATCGTTTCATAGAAAATGTGGAGATAAAG AATTTAAGTGCACCTCGTGGCACCGACATTATGAATTTGGGTATTCCCGTGACTTGTCATTTCAACATCcaataaaagtatattttg GTGCTAAATTTGGTAGCTGCAAGGAGACTCAGAAATTTCGAGTCTACAGAAACAG TCATTTGGTTATTGAGACATCTCAAGAAGTCCATGACGTACCTTATGGAGATTATTTTCGCGTAGAG GGTCTTTGGGACGTAATGAGAGATGATGGTGGATCTAAAGAAGGTTGCATTCTGCGGGTATATGTAAATGTGGCATTTTCTAAGAAAACTGTCTGGAAAG GAAAAATAGTGCAGTCTACTCTGGAAGAATGTCGAGATGTTTATGCAATGTGGATAGGCATG GCCCATGATGTGTTGAAGCAGAAGAACCTTGAAAAGCCGGAAGGTTGGATTGTG AGGGAGGTCCTGCTTATAGTACAGTTCAGAACGATGATGTCCATTCTGAAAGGGTAG
- the LOC102625753 gene encoding protein VASCULAR ASSOCIATED DEATH 1, chloroplastic isoform X5, which yields MALVSASTERINLCGPTDPSSSRSTSEATSSANVSCAADPPDRNVQFSTSPIPNGDVEVQSSVTLRSEEYRQLFRLPSEEVLVQDFNCAFQESILLQGHMYLFVHFICFYSNIFGFETKKIIPFYEVTAVRRAKTAGIFPNAIEIFAAGKKYFFASFLSRDEAFKLITDGWLQHGSGSLASAEQQDSSSETSSPQNGPVVIEKVNCCSADPIAKSDSIIREEDLSSDSKLPANVEMTPVEMQDDNVEQDFEPVLDTDSLHPIKTSSWNIENSDAPKIPECYTKVAETNFQMKVEDFYSLFFSDDTVNFIESFHRKCGDKEFKCTSWHRHYEFGYSRDLSFQHPIKVYFGAKFGSCKETQKFRVYRNSHLVIETSQEVHDVPYGDYFRVEGLWDVMRDDGGSKEGCILRVYVNVAFSKKTVWKGKIVQSTLEECRDVYAMWIGMAHDVLKQKNLEKPEGWIVQREVLLIVQFRTMMSILKG from the exons ATGGCACTGGTGTCTGCGAGCACAGAGAGGATCAACTTATGTGGACCTACGGACCCGTCTTCCTCACGATCAACCTCTGAAGCGACGTCGTCTGCCAATGTCTCGTGCGCTGCCGACCCACCCGATCGCAATGTCCAGTTCAGTACTTCTCCAATCCCTAACGGGGACGTTGAAGTTCAG tcTTCGGTGACGCTAAGAAGTGAAGAGTATCGGCAACTGTTTCGTCTCCCATCTGAGGAA gtGCTTGTTCAAGATTTTAATTGTGCATTCCAGGAGAGTATCCTTCTTCAG GGCCATATGTACCTGTTTGTccattttatttgcttttattCCAACATATTTGGATTTGAGACAAAG AAAATTATCCCATTCTATGAAGTTACAGCCGTACGAAGAGCGAAGACAGCTGGCATCTTCCCTAATGCAATAGAAATTTTTGCTGCAGGGAAGAAG TACTTCTTTGCATCATTTCTGTCCCGGGATGAAGCATTCAAGCTCATTACTGATGGATGGTTACAGCATGGCAGTGGTTCCCTAGCAAGTGCAGAACAGCAG GATTCATCATCTGAAACTAGCAGCCCACAGAATGGACCTGTTGTAATTGAAAAGGTCAATTGCTGCTCTGCAGATCCCATCGCCAAATCAGATTCCATTATAAG GGAAGAGGATCTCTCAAGTGACTCTAAGCTTCCTGCTAATGTTGAAATGACGCCTGTGGAAATGCAAGATGATAATGTGGAACAGGATTTTGAACCGGTTTTAGATACTGACTCTTTGCATCCAATAAAGACTTCGTCATGGAACATAGAGAATTCTGATGCGCCTAAGA TACCAGAATGTTACACAAAGGTTGCAGAAACCAATTTTCAG ATGAAGGTAGAGGATTTTTACAGTTTGTTTTTCTCAGATGACACTGTTAATTTTATCGAATCGTTTCATAGAAAATGTGGAGATAAAG AATTTAAGTGCACCTCGTGGCACCGACATTATGAATTTGGGTATTCCCGTGACTTGTCATTTCAACATCcaataaaagtatattttg GTGCTAAATTTGGTAGCTGCAAGGAGACTCAGAAATTTCGAGTCTACAGAAACAG TCATTTGGTTATTGAGACATCTCAAGAAGTCCATGACGTACCTTATGGAGATTATTTTCGCGTAGAG GGTCTTTGGGACGTAATGAGAGATGATGGTGGATCTAAAGAAGGTTGCATTCTGCGGGTATATGTAAATGTGGCATTTTCTAAGAAAACTGTCTGGAAAG GAAAAATAGTGCAGTCTACTCTGGAAGAATGTCGAGATGTTTATGCAATGTGGATAGGCATG GCCCATGATGTGTTGAAGCAGAAGAACCTTGAAAAGCCGGAAGGTTGGATTGTG CAGAGGGAGGTCCTGCTTATAGTACAGTTCAGAACGATGATGTCCATTCTGAAAGGGTAG
- the LOC102625753 gene encoding protein VASCULAR ASSOCIATED DEATH 1, chloroplastic isoform X1, translated as MALVSASTERINLCGPTDPSSSRSTSEATSSANVSCAADPPDRNVQFSTSPIPNGDVEVQSSVTLRSEEYRQLFRLPSEEVLVQDFNCAFQESILLQGHMYLFVHFICFYSNIFGFETKKIIPFYEVTAVRRAKTAGIFPNAIEIFAAGKKYFFASFLSRDEAFKLITDGWLQHGSGSLASAEQQDSSSETSSPQNGPVVIEKVNCCSADPIAKSDSIIREEDLSSDSKLPANVEMTPVEMQDDNVEQDFEPVLDTDSLHPIKTSSWNIENSDAPKIPECYTKVAETNFQMKVEDFYSLFFSDDTVNFIESFHRKCGDKEFKCTSWHRHYEFGYSRDLSFQHPIKVYFGAKFGSCKETQKFRVYRNSHLVIETSQEVHDVPYGDYFRVEGLWDVMRDDGGSKEGCILRVYVNVAFSKKTVWKGKIVQSTLEECRDVYAMWIGMAHDVLKQKNLEKPEGWIVVDSAEGGPAYSTVQNDDVHSERVVNTGETSERLCNADHRIRTLPITDSLDASQSVGNLLQGNLVDSAAIASLLRESMTKCCSFVKRQSGVSLILVIAFAVIFLMQVSILVLLNRPQHVHMASPPDYMGAGVGVGLGQRSAESIPWLERRMHYLKDEMLMVEARLERMWHEHAVLRAQLKDIEQLHKRE; from the exons ATGGCACTGGTGTCTGCGAGCACAGAGAGGATCAACTTATGTGGACCTACGGACCCGTCTTCCTCACGATCAACCTCTGAAGCGACGTCGTCTGCCAATGTCTCGTGCGCTGCCGACCCACCCGATCGCAATGTCCAGTTCAGTACTTCTCCAATCCCTAACGGGGACGTTGAAGTTCAG tcTTCGGTGACGCTAAGAAGTGAAGAGTATCGGCAACTGTTTCGTCTCCCATCTGAGGAA gtGCTTGTTCAAGATTTTAATTGTGCATTCCAGGAGAGTATCCTTCTTCAG GGCCATATGTACCTGTTTGTccattttatttgcttttattCCAACATATTTGGATTTGAGACAAAG AAAATTATCCCATTCTATGAAGTTACAGCCGTACGAAGAGCGAAGACAGCTGGCATCTTCCCTAATGCAATAGAAATTTTTGCTGCAGGGAAGAAG TACTTCTTTGCATCATTTCTGTCCCGGGATGAAGCATTCAAGCTCATTACTGATGGATGGTTACAGCATGGCAGTGGTTCCCTAGCAAGTGCAGAACAGCAG GATTCATCATCTGAAACTAGCAGCCCACAGAATGGACCTGTTGTAATTGAAAAGGTCAATTGCTGCTCTGCAGATCCCATCGCCAAATCAGATTCCATTATAAG GGAAGAGGATCTCTCAAGTGACTCTAAGCTTCCTGCTAATGTTGAAATGACGCCTGTGGAAATGCAAGATGATAATGTGGAACAGGATTTTGAACCGGTTTTAGATACTGACTCTTTGCATCCAATAAAGACTTCGTCATGGAACATAGAGAATTCTGATGCGCCTAAGA TACCAGAATGTTACACAAAGGTTGCAGAAACCAATTTTCAG ATGAAGGTAGAGGATTTTTACAGTTTGTTTTTCTCAGATGACACTGTTAATTTTATCGAATCGTTTCATAGAAAATGTGGAGATAAAG AATTTAAGTGCACCTCGTGGCACCGACATTATGAATTTGGGTATTCCCGTGACTTGTCATTTCAACATCcaataaaagtatattttg GTGCTAAATTTGGTAGCTGCAAGGAGACTCAGAAATTTCGAGTCTACAGAAACAG TCATTTGGTTATTGAGACATCTCAAGAAGTCCATGACGTACCTTATGGAGATTATTTTCGCGTAGAG GGTCTTTGGGACGTAATGAGAGATGATGGTGGATCTAAAGAAGGTTGCATTCTGCGGGTATATGTAAATGTGGCATTTTCTAAGAAAACTGTCTGGAAAG GAAAAATAGTGCAGTCTACTCTGGAAGAATGTCGAGATGTTTATGCAATGTGGATAGGCATG GCCCATGATGTGTTGAAGCAGAAGAACCTTGAAAAGCCGGAAGGTTGGATTGTGGTAGATAGTG CAGAGGGAGGTCCTGCTTATAGTACAGTTCAGAACGATGATGTCCATTCTGAAAGGGTAGTGAATACTGGGGAAACTTCAGAAAGGTTATGCAATGCAGATCACCGAATAAGGACATTACCAATTACAGATTCATTGGATGCCAGCCAAAGTGTTGGCAATCTCTTGCAAGGAAATTTGGTCGACAGTGCAGCCATAGCATCTTTGCTAAGAGAATCCATGACAAAATGCTGTTCATTTGTGAAACGCCAGAGCGGGGTTTCATTGATCCTAGTAATTGCTTTTGCCGTGATCTTCCTGATGCAG gtGAGCATACTTGTGCTATTAAATAGACCCCAACATGTTCACATGGCTTCTCCACCGGATTACATGGGTGCTGGGGTAGGAGTAGGACTAGGACAAAGATCGGCTGAATCCATTCCTTGGTTGGAGAGGCGGATGCATTACCTTAAAGATGAGATGCTTATGGTTGAAGCTCGGCTGGAGAGGATGTGGCATGAGCATGCAGTGTTGAGAGCTCAACTGAAAGACATAGAGCAACTTCATAAGCGTGAATAA
- the LOC102625753 gene encoding protein VASCULAR ASSOCIATED DEATH 1, chloroplastic isoform X3 — protein MALVSASTERINLCGPTDPSSSRSTSEATSSANVSCAADPPDRNVQFSTSPIPNGDVEVQSSVTLRSEEYRQLFRLPSEEVLVQDFNCAFQESILLQGHMYLFVHFICFYSNIFGFETKKIIPFYEVTAVRRAKTAGIFPNAIEIFAAGKKYFFASFLSRDEAFKLITDGWLQHGSGSLASAEQQDSSSETSSPQNGPVVIEKVNCCSADPIAKSDSIIREEDLSSDSKLPANVEMTPVEMQDDNVEQDFEPVLDTDSLHPIKTSSWNIENSDAPKIPECYTKVAETNFQMKVEDFYSLFFSDDTVNFIESFHRKCGDKEFKCTSWHRHYEFGYSRDLSFQHPIKVYFGAKFGSCKETQKFRVYRNSHLVIETSQEVHDVPYGDYFRVEGLWDVMRDDGGSKEGCILRVYVNVAFSKKTVWKGKIVQSTLEECRDVYAMWIGMAHDVLKQKNLEKPEAEGGPAYSTVQNDDVHSERVVNTGETSERLCNADHRIRTLPITDSLDASQSVGNLLQGNLVDSAAIASLLRESMTKCCSFVKRQSGVSLILVIAFAVIFLMQVSILVLLNRPQHVHMASPPDYMGAGVGVGLGQRSAESIPWLERRMHYLKDEMLMVEARLERMWHEHAVLRAQLKDIEQLHKRE, from the exons ATGGCACTGGTGTCTGCGAGCACAGAGAGGATCAACTTATGTGGACCTACGGACCCGTCTTCCTCACGATCAACCTCTGAAGCGACGTCGTCTGCCAATGTCTCGTGCGCTGCCGACCCACCCGATCGCAATGTCCAGTTCAGTACTTCTCCAATCCCTAACGGGGACGTTGAAGTTCAG tcTTCGGTGACGCTAAGAAGTGAAGAGTATCGGCAACTGTTTCGTCTCCCATCTGAGGAA gtGCTTGTTCAAGATTTTAATTGTGCATTCCAGGAGAGTATCCTTCTTCAG GGCCATATGTACCTGTTTGTccattttatttgcttttattCCAACATATTTGGATTTGAGACAAAG AAAATTATCCCATTCTATGAAGTTACAGCCGTACGAAGAGCGAAGACAGCTGGCATCTTCCCTAATGCAATAGAAATTTTTGCTGCAGGGAAGAAG TACTTCTTTGCATCATTTCTGTCCCGGGATGAAGCATTCAAGCTCATTACTGATGGATGGTTACAGCATGGCAGTGGTTCCCTAGCAAGTGCAGAACAGCAG GATTCATCATCTGAAACTAGCAGCCCACAGAATGGACCTGTTGTAATTGAAAAGGTCAATTGCTGCTCTGCAGATCCCATCGCCAAATCAGATTCCATTATAAG GGAAGAGGATCTCTCAAGTGACTCTAAGCTTCCTGCTAATGTTGAAATGACGCCTGTGGAAATGCAAGATGATAATGTGGAACAGGATTTTGAACCGGTTTTAGATACTGACTCTTTGCATCCAATAAAGACTTCGTCATGGAACATAGAGAATTCTGATGCGCCTAAGA TACCAGAATGTTACACAAAGGTTGCAGAAACCAATTTTCAG ATGAAGGTAGAGGATTTTTACAGTTTGTTTTTCTCAGATGACACTGTTAATTTTATCGAATCGTTTCATAGAAAATGTGGAGATAAAG AATTTAAGTGCACCTCGTGGCACCGACATTATGAATTTGGGTATTCCCGTGACTTGTCATTTCAACATCcaataaaagtatattttg GTGCTAAATTTGGTAGCTGCAAGGAGACTCAGAAATTTCGAGTCTACAGAAACAG TCATTTGGTTATTGAGACATCTCAAGAAGTCCATGACGTACCTTATGGAGATTATTTTCGCGTAGAG GGTCTTTGGGACGTAATGAGAGATGATGGTGGATCTAAAGAAGGTTGCATTCTGCGGGTATATGTAAATGTGGCATTTTCTAAGAAAACTGTCTGGAAAG GAAAAATAGTGCAGTCTACTCTGGAAGAATGTCGAGATGTTTATGCAATGTGGATAGGCATG GCCCATGATGTGTTGAAGCAGAAGAACCTTGAAAAGCCGGAAG CAGAGGGAGGTCCTGCTTATAGTACAGTTCAGAACGATGATGTCCATTCTGAAAGGGTAGTGAATACTGGGGAAACTTCAGAAAGGTTATGCAATGCAGATCACCGAATAAGGACATTACCAATTACAGATTCATTGGATGCCAGCCAAAGTGTTGGCAATCTCTTGCAAGGAAATTTGGTCGACAGTGCAGCCATAGCATCTTTGCTAAGAGAATCCATGACAAAATGCTGTTCATTTGTGAAACGCCAGAGCGGGGTTTCATTGATCCTAGTAATTGCTTTTGCCGTGATCTTCCTGATGCAG gtGAGCATACTTGTGCTATTAAATAGACCCCAACATGTTCACATGGCTTCTCCACCGGATTACATGGGTGCTGGGGTAGGAGTAGGACTAGGACAAAGATCGGCTGAATCCATTCCTTGGTTGGAGAGGCGGATGCATTACCTTAAAGATGAGATGCTTATGGTTGAAGCTCGGCTGGAGAGGATGTGGCATGAGCATGCAGTGTTGAGAGCTCAACTGAAAGACATAGAGCAACTTCATAAGCGTGAATAA
- the LOC102625753 gene encoding protein VASCULAR ASSOCIATED DEATH 1, chloroplastic isoform X4 — protein MALVSASTERINLCGPTDPSSSRSTSEATSSANVSCAADPPDRNVQFSTSPIPNGDVEVQSSVTLRSEEYRQLFRLPSEEVLVQDFNCAFQESILLQGHMYLFVHFICFYSNIFGFETKKIIPFYEVTAVRRAKTAGIFPNAIEIFAAGKKYFFASFLSRDEAFKLITDGWLQHGSGSLASAEQQDSSSETSSPQNGPVVIEKVNCCSADPIAKSDSIIREEDLSSDSKLPANVEMTPVEMQDDNVEQDFEPVLDTDSLHPIKTSSWNIENSDAPKIPECYTKVAETNFQMKVEDFYSLFFSDDTVNFIESFHRKCGDKEFKCTSWHRHYEFGYSRDLSFQHPIKVYFGAKFGSCKETQKFRVYRNSHLVIETSQEVHDVPYGDYFRVEGLWDVMRDDGGSKEGCILRVYVNVAFSKKTVWKGKIVQSTLEECRDVYAMWIGMAHDVLKQKNLEKPEEGGPAYSTVQNDDVHSERVVNTGETSERLCNADHRIRTLPITDSLDASQSVGNLLQGNLVDSAAIASLLRESMTKCCSFVKRQSGVSLILVIAFAVIFLMQVSILVLLNRPQHVHMASPPDYMGAGVGVGLGQRSAESIPWLERRMHYLKDEMLMVEARLERMWHEHAVLRAQLKDIEQLHKRE, from the exons ATGGCACTGGTGTCTGCGAGCACAGAGAGGATCAACTTATGTGGACCTACGGACCCGTCTTCCTCACGATCAACCTCTGAAGCGACGTCGTCTGCCAATGTCTCGTGCGCTGCCGACCCACCCGATCGCAATGTCCAGTTCAGTACTTCTCCAATCCCTAACGGGGACGTTGAAGTTCAG tcTTCGGTGACGCTAAGAAGTGAAGAGTATCGGCAACTGTTTCGTCTCCCATCTGAGGAA gtGCTTGTTCAAGATTTTAATTGTGCATTCCAGGAGAGTATCCTTCTTCAG GGCCATATGTACCTGTTTGTccattttatttgcttttattCCAACATATTTGGATTTGAGACAAAG AAAATTATCCCATTCTATGAAGTTACAGCCGTACGAAGAGCGAAGACAGCTGGCATCTTCCCTAATGCAATAGAAATTTTTGCTGCAGGGAAGAAG TACTTCTTTGCATCATTTCTGTCCCGGGATGAAGCATTCAAGCTCATTACTGATGGATGGTTACAGCATGGCAGTGGTTCCCTAGCAAGTGCAGAACAGCAG GATTCATCATCTGAAACTAGCAGCCCACAGAATGGACCTGTTGTAATTGAAAAGGTCAATTGCTGCTCTGCAGATCCCATCGCCAAATCAGATTCCATTATAAG GGAAGAGGATCTCTCAAGTGACTCTAAGCTTCCTGCTAATGTTGAAATGACGCCTGTGGAAATGCAAGATGATAATGTGGAACAGGATTTTGAACCGGTTTTAGATACTGACTCTTTGCATCCAATAAAGACTTCGTCATGGAACATAGAGAATTCTGATGCGCCTAAGA TACCAGAATGTTACACAAAGGTTGCAGAAACCAATTTTCAG ATGAAGGTAGAGGATTTTTACAGTTTGTTTTTCTCAGATGACACTGTTAATTTTATCGAATCGTTTCATAGAAAATGTGGAGATAAAG AATTTAAGTGCACCTCGTGGCACCGACATTATGAATTTGGGTATTCCCGTGACTTGTCATTTCAACATCcaataaaagtatattttg GTGCTAAATTTGGTAGCTGCAAGGAGACTCAGAAATTTCGAGTCTACAGAAACAG TCATTTGGTTATTGAGACATCTCAAGAAGTCCATGACGTACCTTATGGAGATTATTTTCGCGTAGAG GGTCTTTGGGACGTAATGAGAGATGATGGTGGATCTAAAGAAGGTTGCATTCTGCGGGTATATGTAAATGTGGCATTTTCTAAGAAAACTGTCTGGAAAG GAAAAATAGTGCAGTCTACTCTGGAAGAATGTCGAGATGTTTATGCAATGTGGATAGGCATG GCCCATGATGTGTTGAAGCAGAAGAACCTTGAAAAGCCGGAAG AGGGAGGTCCTGCTTATAGTACAGTTCAGAACGATGATGTCCATTCTGAAAGGGTAGTGAATACTGGGGAAACTTCAGAAAGGTTATGCAATGCAGATCACCGAATAAGGACATTACCAATTACAGATTCATTGGATGCCAGCCAAAGTGTTGGCAATCTCTTGCAAGGAAATTTGGTCGACAGTGCAGCCATAGCATCTTTGCTAAGAGAATCCATGACAAAATGCTGTTCATTTGTGAAACGCCAGAGCGGGGTTTCATTGATCCTAGTAATTGCTTTTGCCGTGATCTTCCTGATGCAG gtGAGCATACTTGTGCTATTAAATAGACCCCAACATGTTCACATGGCTTCTCCACCGGATTACATGGGTGCTGGGGTAGGAGTAGGACTAGGACAAAGATCGGCTGAATCCATTCCTTGGTTGGAGAGGCGGATGCATTACCTTAAAGATGAGATGCTTATGGTTGAAGCTCGGCTGGAGAGGATGTGGCATGAGCATGCAGTGTTGAGAGCTCAACTGAAAGACATAGAGCAACTTCATAAGCGTGAATAA
- the LOC102625753 gene encoding protein VASCULAR ASSOCIATED DEATH 1, chloroplastic isoform X2 gives MALVSASTERINLCGPTDPSSSRSTSEATSSANVSCAADPPDRNVQFSTSPIPNGDVEVQSSVTLRSEEYRQLFRLPSEEVLVQDFNCAFQESILLQGHMYLFVHFICFYSNIFGFETKKIIPFYEVTAVRRAKTAGIFPNAIEIFAAGKKYFFASFLSRDEAFKLITDGWLQHGSGSLASAEQQDSSSETSSPQNGPVVIEKVNCCSADPIAKSDSIIREEDLSSDSKLPANVEMTPVEMQDDNVEQDFEPVLDTDSLHPIKTSSWNIENSDAPKIPECYTKVAETNFQMKVEDFYSLFFSDDTVNFIESFHRKCGDKEFKCTSWHRHYEFGYSRDLSFQHPIKVYFGAKFGSCKETQKFRVYRNSHLVIETSQEVHDVPYGDYFRVEGLWDVMRDDGGSKEGCILRVYVNVAFSKKTVWKGKIVQSTLEECRDVYAMWIGMAHDVLKQKNLEKPEGWIVVDSEGGPAYSTVQNDDVHSERVVNTGETSERLCNADHRIRTLPITDSLDASQSVGNLLQGNLVDSAAIASLLRESMTKCCSFVKRQSGVSLILVIAFAVIFLMQVSILVLLNRPQHVHMASPPDYMGAGVGVGLGQRSAESIPWLERRMHYLKDEMLMVEARLERMWHEHAVLRAQLKDIEQLHKRE, from the exons ATGGCACTGGTGTCTGCGAGCACAGAGAGGATCAACTTATGTGGACCTACGGACCCGTCTTCCTCACGATCAACCTCTGAAGCGACGTCGTCTGCCAATGTCTCGTGCGCTGCCGACCCACCCGATCGCAATGTCCAGTTCAGTACTTCTCCAATCCCTAACGGGGACGTTGAAGTTCAG tcTTCGGTGACGCTAAGAAGTGAAGAGTATCGGCAACTGTTTCGTCTCCCATCTGAGGAA gtGCTTGTTCAAGATTTTAATTGTGCATTCCAGGAGAGTATCCTTCTTCAG GGCCATATGTACCTGTTTGTccattttatttgcttttattCCAACATATTTGGATTTGAGACAAAG AAAATTATCCCATTCTATGAAGTTACAGCCGTACGAAGAGCGAAGACAGCTGGCATCTTCCCTAATGCAATAGAAATTTTTGCTGCAGGGAAGAAG TACTTCTTTGCATCATTTCTGTCCCGGGATGAAGCATTCAAGCTCATTACTGATGGATGGTTACAGCATGGCAGTGGTTCCCTAGCAAGTGCAGAACAGCAG GATTCATCATCTGAAACTAGCAGCCCACAGAATGGACCTGTTGTAATTGAAAAGGTCAATTGCTGCTCTGCAGATCCCATCGCCAAATCAGATTCCATTATAAG GGAAGAGGATCTCTCAAGTGACTCTAAGCTTCCTGCTAATGTTGAAATGACGCCTGTGGAAATGCAAGATGATAATGTGGAACAGGATTTTGAACCGGTTTTAGATACTGACTCTTTGCATCCAATAAAGACTTCGTCATGGAACATAGAGAATTCTGATGCGCCTAAGA TACCAGAATGTTACACAAAGGTTGCAGAAACCAATTTTCAG ATGAAGGTAGAGGATTTTTACAGTTTGTTTTTCTCAGATGACACTGTTAATTTTATCGAATCGTTTCATAGAAAATGTGGAGATAAAG AATTTAAGTGCACCTCGTGGCACCGACATTATGAATTTGGGTATTCCCGTGACTTGTCATTTCAACATCcaataaaagtatattttg GTGCTAAATTTGGTAGCTGCAAGGAGACTCAGAAATTTCGAGTCTACAGAAACAG TCATTTGGTTATTGAGACATCTCAAGAAGTCCATGACGTACCTTATGGAGATTATTTTCGCGTAGAG GGTCTTTGGGACGTAATGAGAGATGATGGTGGATCTAAAGAAGGTTGCATTCTGCGGGTATATGTAAATGTGGCATTTTCTAAGAAAACTGTCTGGAAAG GAAAAATAGTGCAGTCTACTCTGGAAGAATGTCGAGATGTTTATGCAATGTGGATAGGCATG GCCCATGATGTGTTGAAGCAGAAGAACCTTGAAAAGCCGGAAGGTTGGATTGTGGTAGATAGTG AGGGAGGTCCTGCTTATAGTACAGTTCAGAACGATGATGTCCATTCTGAAAGGGTAGTGAATACTGGGGAAACTTCAGAAAGGTTATGCAATGCAGATCACCGAATAAGGACATTACCAATTACAGATTCATTGGATGCCAGCCAAAGTGTTGGCAATCTCTTGCAAGGAAATTTGGTCGACAGTGCAGCCATAGCATCTTTGCTAAGAGAATCCATGACAAAATGCTGTTCATTTGTGAAACGCCAGAGCGGGGTTTCATTGATCCTAGTAATTGCTTTTGCCGTGATCTTCCTGATGCAG gtGAGCATACTTGTGCTATTAAATAGACCCCAACATGTTCACATGGCTTCTCCACCGGATTACATGGGTGCTGGGGTAGGAGTAGGACTAGGACAAAGATCGGCTGAATCCATTCCTTGGTTGGAGAGGCGGATGCATTACCTTAAAGATGAGATGCTTATGGTTGAAGCTCGGCTGGAGAGGATGTGGCATGAGCATGCAGTGTTGAGAGCTCAACTGAAAGACATAGAGCAACTTCATAAGCGTGAATAA